The Corythoichthys intestinalis isolate RoL2023-P3 chromosome 1, ASM3026506v1, whole genome shotgun sequence genome has a segment encoding these proteins:
- the rab27a gene encoding ras-related protein Rab-27A, whose product MSDGEYDYLIKFLALGDSGVGKTSFLYQYTDGKFNSKFITTVGIDFRERRVTYNSTGPDGSSGRRQKIHMQLWDTAGQERFRSLTTAFFRDAMGFLLLFDLTNEQSFLNVRNWMSQLQVHAYCENPDVILCGNKCDLADQRAVSEEEARELAEKYGIPYFETSAANGQNVNQAVDVLLDLIMKRMERCVDKSWIPDGTFRTNGHNNPDLAEASEGSKCAC is encoded by the exons ATGTCTGATGGGGAATATGATTACCTCATCAAGTTCCTAGCCCTGGGCGACTCTGGGGTGGGAAAGACCAGTTTCCTCTACCAGTACACTGATGGCAAGTTCAACTCCAAGTTCATTACCACAGTGGGAATCGACTTCAGAGAAAGACGAGTG ACATACAATTCCACTGGTCCTGATGGTTCCTCAGGTCGAAGACAGAAGATCCACATGCAACTGTGGGACACCGCTGGACAGGAGAG GTTTCGAAGTTTGACCACTGCCTTCTTCAGGGATGCAATGGGTTTCCTTCTCTTGTTTGACCTCACCAATGAACAAAGTTTTCTCAACGTCCGAAATTGGATGA GCCAGTTACAGGTCCACGCCTACTGTGAGAATCCAGATGTGATTCTGTGCGGCAACAAATGCGACCTGGCCGATCAGAGAGCCGTGAGTGAGGAGGAAGCCCGAGAGTTGGCAGAGAAGTACGG GATCCCTTACTTTGAAACGAGCGCGGCAAACGGTCAGAACGTCAACCAGGCGGTGGACGTCCTGCTCGACCTCATCATGAAGAGGATGGAACGATGCGTGGACAAGTCCTGGATCCCGGATGGCACCTTCAGAACAAACGGGCACAACAACCCAGACTTGGCAGAGGCCTCGGAAGGGAGCAAGTGTGCATGCTAA